The following proteins are encoded in a genomic region of Opitutus sp.:
- a CDS encoding DUF4160 domain-containing protein, translated as MPTILRIGSFRFHFYSDEGTEPPHIHIRTPDGECKYWLEPTIRLAENKGVRGHDLRLIEQLVFEHQILLKKAYNEHLTR; from the coding sequence ATGCCCACCATACTCCGCATAGGGTCATTCAGGTTTCATTTTTATTCAGACGAAGGCACCGAGCCGCCGCACATCCACATTCGCACACCCGACGGCGAATGCAAATATTGGCTTGAGCCCACCATTCGTTTGGCGGAAAACAAAGGTGTTCGAGGTCATGACCTTCGGCTAATTGAGCAACTTGTGTTTGAACATCAGATCTTATTGAAAAAGGCATATAATGAACACCTTACGCGTTGA
- a CDS encoding DUF2442 domain-containing protein, whose amino-acid sequence MNTLRVESSLLTDCVALRAWANGRTIYIELHDGRTIGFPADRFRLLAAATEEQLKRVEVQVNGYALRWEELDEDISVPGILAGRFQLPLKSL is encoded by the coding sequence ATGAACACCTTACGCGTTGAATCAAGTTTGCTTACGGACTGCGTCGCCTTACGCGCCTGGGCCAACGGCCGAACGATTTACATCGAACTGCATGACGGACGCACCATTGGATTCCCTGCTGATCGTTTCCGTTTGTTGGCAGCGGCCACCGAAGAGCAACTGAAGCGGGTGGAAGTCCAGGTCAATGGGTATGCCTTACGCTGGGAAGAACTCGACGAAGACATTAGTGTCCCCGGAATCCTAGCCGGCCGCTTTCAGCTACCGCTTAAGAGCTTATAG